GGGAGATAAGAGGGACCGGGGCCGTATTGAACCGAGACCGTAGGGGGTGTGGCTAGCGGGGTGGGTGGCCAAGCATAGGCAGGCGGGTATGGTTGTGTATGAGTGACACGCGGATATGCGCCGAGGGGATGAGGAGTTATGGGATAAGCAGCGCCTGGCATAGGTCCACGGGTAACGACGGGGAGATTTTGCTGATCATTGACTGTCGACTCGGGATAGAGACCCTTCTGGGGTCGAACATGACGCAGCGCAGGATCCGAAGTTGGTTGTTGTAGGTTGGCGGCAGAAGGGTGGGACCGTGAATAATAGCTAATGAGATGCAAATGTTGACCATTGGATGTCGTGATGCTGAAAGACTGCTTCATCAAGCCATCTGGTTTATAACGGTACCCATCTGGTCCCTCGTCCGTTCCATCGGCGCGATCATCGTCACTGCCCCGACTCTCCGGTGTCTTGCCTCCTCGGGAAGCAGAGCCCTGAGAGACACTACCACCGCGCTTGCCTTCCATTTCACGATAAGTCAAAAAGCTACCAGACACACGGCTGGCGCTCCATGACTTCCCATCAGTCCATCGCCGCATACCCGCTTCTCGCTCATCCCATACAAAGACCGAACCGGAACGAATAGATTGTCGCTCTTTCTCTGATAATCTTCTTTGCACGCGAGGTAAAAGGCCGATGCGACAAGCCTCGAAAAGGATAATAGCGTCCGCAGGTGTGCGAACGTGCCCGTAATACGTCTCCATCCAAGCTCTCGAGTCAACCGACGACCCCGGTTGATTTGATCTGATTGCCAGGTTGAAGGATAGCagtaaatttttttttttttttaaaaaaaaaaaaagagtacGAAAGGTCTCTGGGAGGGATGAGTTAGATCTaagggaaaagaaaagaagcacaagtggagaggaagaaaataGGGTTCAAGTCCAGATATATAAGGAACCAGGATCCAAATCAGTACGGGGTAGCCTGTAGACCGGCGTGGGTGGGCAAAGGCTGAGCTTTTACGTCACCCAAGGCGGTTTAGACCGGGCAAtctttttcttatttttttctcttttccaatTTGTATCCGATTCAGGACTTTTGAGCCAAAAATGATAGAGGAAAGAGAACTGCAGAGATTTGATGTGGGCCAAGTGGGCTTGAAGGCGTAAGAATGCCGAACAGACAAGGGAGAGAGCCAAGGCTGAAAAGAGACAAAGAGAACGAGAGATAGTGGGGGACCTACTTGATAACTCCACACAGTTTCTGAAGGACTGAATTAGCCGTTCTTGTTTCGGGAACTTTTAAATCAAAAAGATagagggagaagaagagagagccaaaaaaaaaaagaggaagtgaagaaaaaagagggaGAGATCTTTCAACTAAATGTCCCCAAAGCTTTATAAGAAACAATGAAGAAATCATAAAAAAAGAAGGTTAAATTAGGGAAgcggagagaagaagagcggGCCAAGCGATCCAAGCGAAAAGATCGAACGGAACTTGTTAAACGCCGAGGTTCCAAGAAGAGAATTATGATTTATTGACTCTAATTActttatttttattttttttggcctgTTTACTTTATCTTTTTGGATTCGgtaatactccgtacatccgTGCACATGGAACAGAATAATGAATCTCTTTGAAATCCACTCGAACTATTTATGCATGGGAACTTTAGAAAAGGAGATGAGTCTCGATAAGCGGAGGTAGCACGGCTACACGGAACACGAAGGCTTTAATTTCGTGTAGCCTAGGTAATTTATGTGTATACTATAAAATGCACCAAAAGGATCACCATCTCGTAATCACGTCATTGATCTCTAATCCGGGTCTATAGACCCAGATTCTGCAGAATGGAAATTAAAATTAAATTGCAATTCTCCTCTTACGGAGAGTGAAACAGCTTTCCGAATTAGCTAGTCAATTCCATGTTGGCAATTCTTGGCTCGGCTTTACGGGGGTTGCAAACCCTTGGAAGGCAGTAAGGTTAATTTGGCCCCTTCAAATGCCCATTCCTGCCGAAAGATTAAACGAAAATGGATAAAGGACAGAATCAAGGACAGAATTCAGGATCAGCATTATTAATGGATAGAGTACATTGTActcagtactccgtactgcgGACTCTGTATGGTAAAGTAATGCAGAAACAGAAATCAATAataatttaaaaaaaaaatgtttGATACATAAAATGGTCTGTGTCAGAAAAGTGGCGCTCTGgtctcaaaaaaaaaaggttagTGCGGAACTCTTAAGCTTAATCCAACACGAGGAGGCCGGCGCTGAACTTAATGCTCGCTTACAGCGCGGCCTCCACTTTGGTTTATTTTCATTCTTGGCAAAAGGGGGGCCCTCATCAATTCTATACGGTAGTGGGACCTTGGTCATCCTTCAGACGCACCTAAATCGTACAAAGTATTCAAAAATGCTATTTCGGACATCCGATCGGACATCGTACTGAAAAGCTCAACTTTAACAGAGTGTCCCATAATTTATagtttttgttttctttttttttttttttttttttgcctatCAGGGAGCAGAGACAAGCCCACTTGACTATCGGGATTTACCACCCAATGCGACCGGGGATCCCCCAATGATTTATAATGGCCCAAACAGGGGTTGAGCGGTTCTGTCCGATTTGGCCTTATCCAGAACCCTATCCCTTGGCGGCAAGTCCCAGACGAGTCACATCCAAACAAGGTTGATCTTAGCGAATCCAGCCCGAAGCTTTCTAGTTTATATCCGATATCCGACATTTCATAGGCTAAAATGGACACAAAAAATGAAAGCCATAAAAAAGAAGCCACTGTGGCCCTACCCTCGTGACTCGTATTCGTATTAGGTCCAGTGACGCGGTGTTTTAATTGTAACTGCGCTGATCACAAAGCTTGACAAGGTCCTAGTCCAGATCAAAGCAATCATGCAAAGAAACTCAAACGTGAACGAAAAGGATGCAGTGTACCCTGTACGGAGCATTGTGAAGTAGACAAGGAATCTCTAGGTTTCAAGGCCGTTGATCCCATGTACATGATTTGTGCACATTTAATTACGCACGGCAAAAGCTAACAGGGGAGCCACGTAACAGGATCTCCATTGGCAAGCACACCGTGGGTTACAACTGGATGTACAAGCTATAGACTACTTATTCATGGAAAGTTCACTGCTTTGCATTTGACTTCCATCGCTCGTTTTAGATCAAGATCATTATAAAGAATCGCTTTGAAACTAACTCGATTCGCCCAAATACCCAGCGGTCGGCCAAATCATGATGCGACTGAGTCGTATCCGCTGACACCTTGACTCAGCGATAAGGTTAATTGGTCCGAGTCTGCGCTCCGTGCCGTTCATGTTCGCTATGCAGTTAGTCTTGTATCTAATTAGCCTTACAGGTGGGTAGGGCCTTTCACTCCAGATGCAGTATCGGACCCCTGTACATTGCATGAGGCGTGAAAGACAGATAGATTCGGAAACGGCCGCCACATTCtacttttctttcttttttagCCATTCATGGATCTTAAAACTTGTGGCATGACTTTATTCTGATTCAATTTGTTATCCACGGGCCAAATAAAACAAGCCAGTGGAAGTGTACCGCCAACACAGTCCCTCGTTGCACAAGGATCACTCTAATAGGGTTCGGGGGAGTTGGTTGAGCTCGGCAGCTGATTTGCTTCTTGACTTCAGCCCTGATTTTGATTTGGGAGGTGAGAAGGCTGGGGGGTCCATGTGTTTCTACTCAACTGAAAGAGCATGGCGCTAGCTAATCATGGTGTCAGCGtacttcatacactgcatCGCCTGCATTACATGTCTCATATGGCGCCGTCCTGTGTGACTAGAAAATCACCGTCGTGACCCGGTCTTCCATCTACCAGGTCAACGGAGTGTGCAAGGTCGCACCGCTTCTTTGCTCTAGGCCCAATGGAATAAGGAACGAGGCTTGGGTGACCAAGGTGTGGAAGGTTTCATTTGGTAGTGCGTATGATTTAACCTGCAAGCTATAAAGATTAGCGGACTAGTACTCCGTCAATCATGTCGTCTTCTTGTGTTGCCACAGTCATAAATTGCTCAACGGTTAATGATAGGCCCTAGGCAATAATCGAGGTTAAATGACAAGGCCCAAATTTTAATCAGACCAGTATTCCGCACGGCTGATCATTATAACGTCGAAAAAGGAAGCCGGAGTCGTTCCATTTTCACATTGAAATATATCTCTATCTTGGTTATCTTCCGATCAACACGGTAAAACAAGCATTAACAACAGCACGAATCACCACATGTATATATCCTTACCTAAACCATGCAACCACATAGAAAATCAACATGCGCTTCAATGGTCGTGTGGAAGCTCAGACCCCGaccgattttttttttgttctgaAGATCGCTTGAATCCACCCTTAATAGCCGGGATCCCGCAAGTCTTACTACATCAGGACAGTCTGGTGTCTCTCATTTCCCTCCCAGGCGAAGAATCATCTCCAGTCAATCGGGCATTTGCCCCTTAACTTATCCACACCTGTAGCATCGCAACACCAATGTCCAGGCACGGGGGTTTAATTAAAGAAATCTACCTATTTCACTacaacaaagaaaaccaaataTCGCTGATTGTGTACTCTCTCATGGTCTATCCGATTATCCGAAGACTCCTTTTTGTTCTTGGTAAATCCAGATCCACATCTCGCTAACTATATCTCACCTGCTGATAGAGCGCCTTGCGGGTTCAGCCGACTGTCTCGCCGACCGTGGTTGGTGTGGGCCTTCTGCAACTGTATTCGTTAGCTACTAATATATTTTTAATGGGCTCGGAGTACATTCGGCTTGTTGGATAGAC
The nucleotide sequence above comes from Penicillium digitatum chromosome 1, complete sequence. Encoded proteins:
- a CDS encoding Camp independent regulatory protein, giving the protein METYYGHVRTPADAIILFEACRIGLLPRVQRRLSEKERQSIRSGSVFVWDEREAGMRRWTDGKSWSASRVSGSFLTYREMEGKRGGSVSQGSASRGGKTPESRGSDDDRADGTDEGPDGYRYKPDGLMKQSFSITTSNGQHLHLISYYSRSHPSAANLQQPTSDPALRHVRPQKGLYPESTVNDQQNLPVVTRGPMPGAAYPITPHPLGAYPRVTHTQPYPPAYAWPPTPLATPPTVSVQYGPGPSYLPPVGANGHPHYGPPHHQPPHQHGGGLPPPQHGMTGPYDRPPHMESSLPPTGPPPQQSSYMNRSPRSIHDHAHAHAHAQAQAHAHAQAHAQAHAQAHAQAQAHAHAHEQRTSPVYGHALVDHRITSPRAPVQPLAQSNGHAHSPHLVKQEHPAALPSLNPIAVSPKSSDPASAGNAVPGINSLMNGAALAPLSSTTASPGGPLQSSNGISTQSSFTEGPRDIPNEKIGFGGEDTRALRQLDRAFIA